In the genome of Rhodoferax fermentans, one region contains:
- a CDS encoding DUF2325 domain-containing protein has translation MNLSPRDMDHVIGEHHALLRHCGQIQARCSDLVQTQATTIQQLQAQVMRLRAAVIVRDTALAWAREDRAELEASIPGLPKRVVLARRVETLLARLQDVMRERFHWQQAGPAQRLAASALGRPEDVAPVDDLASLESSLVAADLVICQTGCLSHGAYWRVQDHCQRTGKTCVLVAQPDAVRIVHIHHPQTHEAAADTASSQDMGPS, from the coding sequence ATGAATTTGTCACCGCGCGACATGGACCATGTGATTGGCGAACACCATGCGCTGTTGCGCCACTGCGGCCAGATTCAGGCACGCTGCAGCGATCTGGTGCAGACACAGGCCACCACGATCCAGCAGCTGCAGGCCCAAGTGATGCGTCTGCGCGCGGCAGTCATCGTGCGCGACACCGCGCTGGCATGGGCACGCGAGGATCGCGCCGAACTGGAGGCCAGCATTCCCGGTCTGCCCAAACGGGTCGTTCTGGCCCGGCGGGTAGAGACACTGCTCGCACGGCTTCAGGATGTGATGCGTGAGCGGTTTCACTGGCAGCAAGCAGGTCCGGCGCAACGCTTGGCGGCCAGCGCCCTTGGCCGCCCCGAAGATGTCGCACCCGTCGACGACTTGGCCAGCCTCGAGAGCAGCCTGGTTGCCGCTGATCTGGTGATCTGCCAGACCGGCTGCCTCAGCCACGGCGCGTACTGGCGCGTGCAGGACCATTGCCAACGCACCGGCAAAACCTGCGTGCTGGTCGCACAGCCCGATGCTGTGCGCATCGTCCACATCCACCACCCGCAGACGCACGAAGCGGCAGCCGACACAGCGTCTTCGCAGGACATGGGCCCGTCATGA
- a CDS encoding MFS transporter, protein MTHATPPDLIPSSATFNLKPLLVANMASTMAMMAFVAIIGPIARQLHLPAWQAGAAITVGGVLWMLLSRPWGVASDRRGRRAVLLTGVGGFALSYWAMCAVLVLSLQTMPAATWVFVGLLVTRGAIGAFYAAIPATGQALVADFIAADRRAGAMASLGAANAVGVVIGPAMAAMLAQHSLSLPLYVTAILPVIAWLVLWKALPRQEHPVQSQPSSLHLHDVRLRRPMAVAFIAMFCVAIAQITVGFFAIDRLQLAPELAARAAGFALTAVGIGLIASQLLVRKLSWPPMRLIRTGAVVAAAGFGATATVDTTGLLAACYFVAAAGMGWIFPAFAALAANAVGSHEQGAAAGSVGAAQGLGIVLGPLVGTLLYGFGPGVPYLLVALMLMGVALWPSPASHKPVVAV, encoded by the coding sequence ATGACCCACGCCACCCCACCCGATCTGATCCCGAGCAGCGCCACCTTTAACCTGAAACCACTGCTGGTCGCCAACATGGCCAGCACCATGGCGATGATGGCGTTTGTGGCCATCATCGGCCCCATCGCGCGGCAATTGCACTTGCCTGCATGGCAGGCCGGTGCCGCCATCACGGTTGGCGGTGTGTTGTGGATGCTGCTCTCACGCCCTTGGGGTGTTGCCAGTGATCGGCGGGGGCGGCGGGCAGTGTTGCTGACTGGTGTGGGTGGTTTCGCACTGTCCTACTGGGCGATGTGTGCGGTGTTGGTGCTGTCCTTGCAAACCATGCCCGCGGCGACGTGGGTGTTTGTCGGATTGCTGGTCACGCGGGGGGCCATCGGTGCGTTTTACGCGGCCATTCCGGCCACCGGCCAGGCGCTGGTGGCGGACTTCATTGCGGCAGATCGGCGCGCCGGCGCCATGGCGTCCTTGGGGGCGGCCAATGCGGTGGGGGTGGTGATCGGGCCAGCCATGGCAGCGATGCTGGCGCAACATAGCCTGAGCCTGCCGCTGTATGTCACGGCGATCCTTCCTGTGATCGCCTGGCTGGTGCTCTGGAAGGCCCTGCCCCGGCAGGAACACCCTGTGCAGTCCCAACCATCCAGCTTGCATTTGCACGATGTACGTCTGCGCCGCCCCATGGCCGTGGCCTTCATCGCCATGTTTTGTGTGGCCATTGCGCAGATCACCGTGGGTTTTTTCGCCATCGACCGGCTGCAGTTGGCGCCCGAACTGGCTGCACGTGCGGCGGGTTTCGCACTGACGGCGGTTGGTATTGGGCTGATTGCCTCGCAACTGCTGGTGCGCAAACTCAGCTGGCCGCCGATGCGACTGATCCGCACCGGTGCGGTGGTGGCAGCGGCAGGGTTTGGTGCCACCGCCACAGTGGACACGACGGGCCTGCTGGCGGCTTGTTATTTCGTCGCGGCGGCGGGCATGGGCTGGATCTTCCCGGCATTTGCCGCGTTGGCGGCCAATGCAGTGGGCAGCCATGAGCAAGGCGCAGCGGCTGGCTCCGTCGGTGCGGCCCAAGGGCTGGGCATTGTGCTGGGGCCGCTGGTCGGCACTTTGTTGTATGGCTTCGGCCCTGGGGTTCCCTACCTCCTGGTGGCCTTGATGTTGATGGGTGTGGCACTGTGGCCGAGTCCCGCCAGCCACAAACCTGTGGTAGCTGTTTGA
- a CDS encoding RecQ family ATP-dependent DNA helicase, whose protein sequence is MSITSILQDVFGYQAFRGPQHEIIEHVTRGGDALVLMPTGGGKSLCYQIPAIARQQAGQGITVVISPLIALMHDQVGALHEAGVKAEFLNSTLTFEQASQVERRLMQGDITLLYAAPERVTTPRFLAQLDALQERGHLSLFAIDEAHCVSQWGHDFRPEYRALTVLHERYASVPRIALTATADALTRADIIERLQLQEARLFISSFDRPNIRYTIVEKREASQQLLRFIRDEHMGDAGVVYCQSRKKVEDTAELLCDNGIAALPYHAGLDAKVRQANQDRFLRSEGIVMVATIAFGMGIDKPDVRFVAHLDMPKNIEGYYQETGRAGRDGEAADAWMCYGLQDVVNQRRMIDESPAEEEFKQGLRGKLDALLGLAEATDCRRVRLLAYFGETYAKHADAPGRPKLGTAPSGGSAAHEVASVGAGCGNCDNCLQAPEVWDATDAARKLLSTIYRVQQMSGFGFGAGHIIDILRGKATEKVVQRGHEGLSTFGIGLDLSETQWRGVLRQLLAIGAVAVDAQAFNTLALTETSRAVLKGEVPIRLRQALAKPERKSRRSASPSSTAKTPAVLDAAQQQRYAALKTWRAEVAKEHNLPAYVIFHDATLVAIAQSAPQSLEQLQGISGLGVRKLEAYGEAVLAVIEALEVG, encoded by the coding sequence TTGTCCATCACCTCCATTCTCCAAGACGTCTTTGGTTACCAGGCGTTCCGTGGGCCCCAACACGAGATCATTGAACACGTCACGCGCGGCGGCGACGCGCTGGTGCTGATGCCCACGGGCGGCGGCAAAAGCCTGTGTTACCAGATCCCGGCGATTGCGCGCCAGCAGGCCGGGCAGGGCATCACGGTGGTGATCTCGCCGCTGATTGCGCTCATGCACGACCAGGTCGGCGCCTTGCACGAGGCCGGTGTCAAGGCTGAGTTTTTGAACTCCACCCTCACGTTTGAGCAGGCCAGCCAGGTCGAGCGCCGTTTGATGCAGGGCGACATCACCTTGCTGTACGCGGCTCCCGAGCGGGTCACCACGCCGCGTTTCCTGGCGCAGCTCGACGCCTTACAAGAGCGCGGGCACTTGAGTCTGTTTGCGATCGACGAGGCGCATTGTGTGAGCCAGTGGGGCCACGACTTCCGGCCCGAATACCGGGCGCTCACCGTGCTGCACGAGCGCTACGCCAGCGTGCCGCGCATTGCCTTGACCGCCACCGCCGACGCGTTGACCCGTGCCGACATCATCGAACGGCTGCAATTGCAGGAAGCCCGCCTGTTCATCAGCAGTTTTGACCGCCCCAACATCCGCTACACCATTGTGGAGAAGCGTGAGGCCAGCCAGCAGCTGCTGCGCTTCATTCGCGACGAACACATGGGTGACGCCGGTGTGGTGTATTGCCAGTCGCGCAAGAAGGTCGAGGACACCGCCGAGCTGTTGTGTGACAACGGCATCGCCGCCTTGCCCTACCACGCCGGGCTGGATGCCAAGGTGCGCCAGGCGAATCAAGACCGGTTTTTGCGGTCTGAGGGCATTGTGATGGTGGCGACCATCGCCTTTGGCATGGGCATCGACAAACCCGATGTGCGTTTTGTGGCGCACCTGGACATGCCCAAAAACATCGAAGGCTACTACCAGGAAACCGGCCGCGCCGGGCGCGACGGTGAGGCGGCAGATGCCTGGATGTGTTACGGCTTGCAGGACGTGGTGAACCAGCGCCGCATGATCGACGAGAGCCCGGCCGAGGAAGAATTCAAACAAGGCCTGCGCGGCAAGCTGGATGCACTCTTGGGCCTGGCCGAAGCCACCGACTGCCGTCGGGTGCGGCTTCTGGCGTACTTTGGGGAGACTTATGCCAAACACGCCGACGCGCCGGGCCGCCCCAAGCTAGGCACGGCTCCCTCGGGGGGCAGCGCAGCACACGAAGTGGCAAGCGTGGGGGCTGGGTGTGGCAACTGCGACAACTGCCTGCAGGCGCCCGAGGTGTGGGATGCCACGGACGCGGCACGCAAACTGCTGTCCACCATCTACCGGGTGCAGCAGATGAGTGGTTTTGGGTTTGGCGCCGGGCACATCATCGACATCCTGCGTGGCAAAGCCACTGAGAAGGTGGTCCAGCGTGGGCATGAAGGCTTGAGCACCTTTGGCATCGGCCTCGACTTGTCCGAGACGCAGTGGCGCGGCGTCTTGCGCCAGCTGTTGGCGATCGGTGCGGTGGCGGTGGACGCGCAGGCCTTCAACACCTTGGCGCTCACCGAAACCTCACGCGCGGTGCTCAAGGGTGAGGTGCCGATCCGCCTGCGCCAGGCGCTGGCGAAGCCTGAGCGCAAGTCGCGCCGCAGCGCCAGCCCCAGCAGCACCGCCAAAACACCCGCGGTGCTGGACGCTGCTCAGCAACAGCGTTATGCCGCACTCAAAACCTGGCGCGCCGAAGTCGCCAAAGAACACAACCTGCCCGCTTATGTGATTTTTCACGATGCCACGCTGGTGGCGATTGCCCAGAGTGCGCCACAGTCGCTGGAACAGTTGCAAGGCATCAGTGGCCTGGGTGTGCGCAAGCTGGAAGCCTATGGCGAGGCGGTGCTGGCGGTGATCGAGGCCCTGGAGGTGGGTTGA
- a CDS encoding methyl-accepting chemotaxis protein encodes MKFSSRIVAFGLTPAFIFIVALISSIAALMNAQREFDRYIRTEQAVEQSLAEMYAQGLQMGQAMRNILLDPQNPKAFDNLKAAEKDYDSAFARAQQSAKASELEAALAKLPALRATQKQAQDKVLALVAAQADAKDVVNKEETPAWRALKAELLQQGKAATQTSQDTYGRVSATVSRAVLVSIGLAVLATLVSLVLSLRMVSTLRQELGGDPAAARGALQSIAKGDLSTPIHNQGGQDSLMGVMIQMDASLKKLVSEVRDSASSIATASSEIAQGDADLSARTESQATALAQTSTSMDQLSDTVKQNAQHASQANQLARNASSVAQQGGEVVSRVVDTMRGINEASRKISDIISVIDGIAFQTNILALNAAVEAARAGEQGRGFAVVASEVRSLAGRSAEAAKEIKTLINASVERVELGTTLVDQAGSTMAEVVNAIQRVTAIMGEISAASDEQSLGVSQVGEAVAQMDQVTQQNAAMVEEIAAAAGSLKNQAQDLVRTVSVFRLGDSAPATARLTLSTAAS; translated from the coding sequence ATGAAGTTCAGTTCCCGCATCGTGGCATTTGGGCTGACGCCCGCCTTTATTTTCATTGTCGCGCTGATCAGCAGCATTGCCGCACTGATGAATGCCCAGCGTGAATTTGACCGCTACATCCGCACCGAACAGGCAGTGGAGCAATCCCTGGCAGAGATGTATGCCCAGGGTCTGCAAATGGGGCAAGCCATGCGCAATATCCTTCTGGACCCGCAGAACCCCAAGGCTTTTGACAATCTGAAAGCGGCAGAGAAAGACTACGACAGCGCCTTTGCCCGCGCTCAGCAAAGTGCCAAGGCCAGCGAGCTGGAAGCGGCACTGGCCAAACTGCCCGCACTGCGAGCCACCCAAAAACAAGCGCAGGACAAAGTGCTGGCACTGGTGGCGGCACAAGCCGATGCCAAGGACGTCGTCAACAAGGAAGAAACCCCCGCCTGGCGCGCACTCAAGGCCGAGTTGCTCCAGCAGGGCAAGGCGGCAACCCAGACCTCGCAGGACACCTATGGCCGCGTCAGCGCCACCGTCAGCCGCGCTGTGTTGGTCTCCATCGGACTGGCCGTACTGGCCACATTGGTGAGTTTGGTGCTCAGCCTGCGCATGGTGAGCACCTTGCGCCAGGAGCTCGGTGGCGACCCAGCGGCAGCACGCGGCGCCTTGCAGTCGATTGCCAAAGGTGATCTGTCCACCCCCATTCACAACCAGGGCGGCCAAGACAGCCTGATGGGGGTGATGATCCAGATGGACGCGTCATTAAAAAAACTGGTCAGTGAGGTGCGTGATTCGGCGTCCAGCATTGCCACCGCCAGCTCCGAAATTGCCCAGGGAGATGCCGACCTGTCGGCCCGCACCGAAAGCCAGGCGACCGCGCTGGCGCAAACCTCGACCAGCATGGATCAACTCAGTGACACCGTGAAACAAAACGCCCAGCATGCCAGCCAAGCCAACCAGCTCGCACGCAACGCCAGTTCGGTGGCGCAGCAAGGTGGGGAGGTGGTGTCCCGGGTGGTGGACACCATGCGCGGCATCAACGAAGCCTCACGCAAGATCAGCGACATCATCAGCGTGATCGATGGCATCGCCTTTCAGACCAACATCCTCGCTTTGAACGCCGCGGTGGAAGCCGCTCGGGCCGGTGAACAAGGGCGCGGTTTTGCGGTGGTGGCCAGCGAGGTGCGCAGCCTGGCGGGTCGCAGCGCCGAAGCCGCCAAAGAAATCAAGACCCTGATCAATGCCAGTGTCGAACGGGTGGAGCTGGGTACCACGCTGGTGGACCAGGCGGGCAGCACCATGGCCGAGGTGGTCAACGCCATCCAGCGTGTGACCGCGATCATGGGCGAGATCAGCGCAGCCAGTGATGAACAAAGCCTGGGCGTGTCCCAGGTGGGTGAAGCTGTGGCGCAGATGGACCAGGTCACCCAGCAAAATGCGGCCATGGTGGAGGAAATTGCCGCCGCCGCTGGCAGCCTGAAGAATCAGGCGCAGGATCTGGTCAGAACAGTGTCGGTCTTCCGCTTGGGAGACAGTGCCCCAGCCACGGCGCGCCTCACCTTGTCCACCGCTGCCAGCTGA
- a CDS encoding methyl-accepting chemotaxis protein, which translates to MNRLTISTRLSILIAAMGLLLLLVGGIGLYGITQTNASLESVYKDRTVPMQQLGDVQYLIVSNRLAVANALIVQTPEATNSNAQLVDANTEKIAKLWQAYMATYLTAEESQIAKKFEEANGLLLKDGLHASLAAARAADYEGARRIGIEKTVPLFNAAIEQSGALIRLQVDEAKKAFDQASASFQTIRALSIAAIVLGLLFAVGFGLSLLRGITVPLRRAVVMTEAVAQGDLTQTVDTSGKDELSALLRAVTNMQSSLSTVVQRVRQGSDSVATASAEIAQGNQDLSSRTESQASALEETAASMEELSSTVRQNADNARQANQLAQSASSVAIKGGEVVAQVVDTMKGINEASRKISDIISVIDGIAFQTNILALNAAVEAARAGEQGRGFAVVASEVRSLASRSAEAAKEIKTLINNSVERVEQGTTLVDQAGATMTEVVASIRRVNDIMGEISAASTEQSQGVSQVGDAVTQMDQATQQNAALVEEMAAAASSLKSQAQDLVQTVAVFKLRDGEGRLSGLSTAPARAKAAPSGEPKKLATHTAAPARLTAAPSSAVPSPAKPAPSSASGTSDSDWESF; encoded by the coding sequence ATGAACAGATTGACGATATCGACTCGCCTGTCCATCCTGATTGCCGCAATGGGACTCTTGCTGCTGCTCGTCGGCGGTATTGGTCTGTATGGCATCACACAGACCAATGCCTCGCTCGAAAGCGTTTACAAGGACCGCACGGTGCCGATGCAGCAGTTGGGCGATGTGCAATACCTGATCGTCAGCAACCGCTTGGCAGTGGCCAACGCGCTGATCGTCCAGACGCCCGAGGCCACCAACAGCAACGCGCAACTGGTCGATGCCAATACCGAAAAAATCGCCAAGCTGTGGCAGGCCTATATGGCCACCTACCTGACGGCCGAAGAGTCACAGATCGCCAAAAAGTTTGAGGAGGCCAACGGTCTACTTCTGAAGGATGGTTTGCACGCGTCCCTGGCCGCAGCGCGCGCCGCCGACTATGAGGGTGCTCGACGTATTGGGATCGAGAAAACCGTGCCCTTGTTCAATGCCGCGATTGAGCAGTCGGGGGCGTTGATCAGGCTCCAGGTGGACGAAGCCAAGAAGGCTTTCGATCAAGCCAGTGCCAGTTTTCAGACGATCCGAGCTCTGTCGATAGCAGCCATAGTGCTGGGCTTGCTGTTTGCCGTCGGCTTTGGTCTGAGTTTGTTGCGCGGCATCACCGTACCGCTGCGTCGCGCGGTGGTGATGACCGAAGCTGTTGCACAAGGGGATTTGACACAAACCGTCGACACCTCTGGCAAAGATGAACTCTCGGCTTTGTTGCGGGCTGTCACGAACATGCAAAGCAGCTTGTCCACAGTGGTCCAGCGCGTGCGCCAGGGCTCAGATAGTGTCGCCACCGCCAGTGCCGAGATCGCCCAGGGCAACCAGGACCTCTCCAGCCGCACCGAGTCCCAAGCCAGTGCCCTGGAGGAAACCGCAGCCTCCATGGAAGAACTCTCCTCCACCGTCAGACAAAACGCCGACAACGCGCGCCAGGCCAACCAGCTGGCCCAAAGCGCCAGCTCTGTGGCCATCAAAGGCGGAGAAGTCGTCGCCCAGGTGGTCGATACCATGAAAGGCATCAACGAAGCCTCCCGCAAGATCAGCGACATCATCAGTGTGATCGATGGCATCGCCTTCCAGACCAACATCCTGGCTTTGAACGCTGCGGTCGAAGCAGCCCGTGCTGGCGAACAAGGGCGTGGCTTTGCAGTGGTGGCCAGTGAGGTGCGCTCCTTGGCCAGCCGCAGTGCCGAAGCCGCTAAGGAAATCAAGACCCTGATCAACAACAGTGTCGAGCGGGTCGAACAAGGCACGACCCTGGTCGATCAGGCCGGAGCCACCATGACCGAGGTGGTGGCCTCCATTCGCCGGGTCAACGACATCATGGGCGAGATCAGCGCCGCCAGCACCGAACAAAGCCAGGGTGTGAGCCAGGTGGGAGATGCGGTGACACAAATGGACCAGGCCACCCAGCAGAACGCGGCCCTGGTGGAGGAAATGGCGGCGGCGGCCAGCAGCCTCAAGAGCCAGGCGCAGGATCTGGTGCAAACCGTTGCCGTGTTCAAACTGAGGGACGGGGAAGGCCGTCTGAGCGGCCTCTCCACCGCCCCGGCGCGGGCGAAAGCAGCGCCCAGCGGTGAGCCCAAGAAGTTGGCAACGCACACTGCGGCACCGGCCAGATTGACTGCGGCCCCATCCTCTGCTGTGCCATCCCCGGCAAAACCGGCGCCCTCCTCCGCCAGCGGCACATCGGACTCGGACTGGGAAAGCTTTTAA